The following proteins are encoded in a genomic region of Pseudodesulfovibrio mercurii:
- a CDS encoding VCBS domain-containing protein encodes MADAKIHQLDVSLPGAGNTQTYHLDPGTPVKFEFDLANAVFSGTDGNLQITVEGGGTVILENYQALADSGGLPLFEMVNGEQVAGDVYIFAFDGVDQNADVETAAGNNTGSSGAGQYNDDPGTLFAGIQALGGQGDAYDGHAFPTLVGVLGNVAPIANDDAASVTEEGDPDFIVGRHIVFVDSEEDYAAAMAHAAEAEGGPVSGEYFPLATGGGFYILYPNPPQTDETIQGNVIDNDVDPDGDHDLLAMYTVDYVGTNHDGVDPDPVEITSDDTTIVGKYGVLIIDTDGHWEYTLNQTWADAMNEGDHYDEVFQYTIADPDGGVSNTATLTITVNGANDMPVAHDDLNVQAVETGDSTDYDLHASVYDADLNGEGGQVTVHDSDHYDYTSGGNVLIHGNVLAGDDAGSVSDTDVDAGDSPDGRTMFVVGVYSHATETVDYILPDEQNPDFTPSADQAYDQAAMDPTASVTVNGEFGVLTIHADGSYDYRLYTPEDGDAYDALNALNYGSEDNVDAFSYGIMDDSGAFSYANISFTVNGANDAPTANADVNNVAEFGLRFADDADYSAVVTGNVVAGDANGGVADSDADDSLMYVSTVSSQTGESDTLYTDDNMDPDGTVTINGEYGILTIHADGSYSYALQNEWDNVQALNEDDTRTDVFTYTLTNAYDDGVYSAPTTLTINVSGSNDAPVAVADANAFVESVDDEAAVSVIGNLLAGDASGGVADTDVDNSLSDFTVTGVTSDNTTNTATADTDGYDFVLKGEYGTLYLNEDGSYKYVEDQNATNWMNNDSTPVTDVFTYTMSDNEATNTGYSSSTLTITIDGANDAPTAQADTNTLTESVDDAAASFTTGNVLAGDEHGGVADTDVDNDLSDFTVTGVTSDNTTNTATTDTDGYDFVLKGEYGTLYLNEDGSYKYVEDPDATDSLNVDDHPTDVFTYTMSDNQDGDAKESTATLTVTIDGANDSPTIDLSMGTVHFVSENADYNNMIGTYELDADGNPINPQIILENINTAHEGDLLTTYEDGQELHYFLVSVGRGATPTGTPEFVLNTETGEWDISFSGSNKVYDARFDNMDLNVGDPESTFRIEDLADGRLLSVDDQLKEGYKSRGDDDDYDDVIILEHDDPGTGFENTFTEGGGPVLIAGEVNISDVDSANMSQAVITLTNAQDGDSLNIDTSALPSGITATVNGTEIILSGDAPISDYESAIELITYNNGSDDPDTSDRLIDVRVWDDGADPTGAPSNIATATIHIIAVENNTPPVAVDDTGTGTSTGDVEGMSVIPGSDGYTLVAQEYDSQSGEWVSAELTQWGTGNGAHYGVGAASDGNGKDQFIENDGAAERLLIQFDDPQESVSLKFTADSNGQESIQAWDAEGNPITDLTFSETGDVLTVSSATSDIATVVIMADPDDPDASVALKEVYDSTPADISSVVFAAAVVTGNVLANDHDAQDTDYTDGPGYPDGSTELTVTGAAAGDLDDLTQAEYDQYLADGDFDGDSGTFDLDDDGAGATIHGLYGDLVIAEDGSYTYTTYDGLASGDYTESFTYQVSDTDGAVDYGVLEVTATIDNPVLTTEDDLGHGAWITDPGEDVPVYGFVAGDVSHVNFSDVDGADSWDAVSDSIGLDVSGVTSVGTDSNIIQVGLLGIGLSSTDLALGYFDGSGEIGHGLAPSPSGYVSATESIILDFGNDGVEEPQDVAVTLRNVGDTEDIVFTVTDTDGNTYTFHTLGAANGTILTDAGGSGVTLLKSNNEQYVVQGTAVDGDGNGEVLIDTITITAGTNASFVLSAIDVTAGGSWQQTGTIPGTQTIVPASGNLLENAYSSDNAGMTAAIVGSGVGLWGTLTVDSATGDWTYTPRSDAFSADTATDGPTVEQFTYQVTDAHGLTETATLYVPVHHNATVTDTASENGDVMYGSDGDDTLSGLGGNDFLYGEAGDDTIDGGAGHDYLSGGDGIDHLYGGDGNDYLFGGSGDDVLHGGAGNDHLFGGSGNDTLWGGAGDDVIDAGSGDDTVFISSGHDTVTLGAGADTIMVDPSYLTTGETPSSMTVTDFNIHEGDAIDLGSLSSGVVDVTSSGDSGDLVLTIGGVDPAGEDITITLQGVLPPTHDVVDHHVDLSATGDDLNTVVQHIINSGGHTS; translated from the coding sequence ATGGCGGACGCGAAAATACACCAGCTTGATGTTTCCCTGCCCGGAGCGGGCAATACCCAGACCTACCACCTCGATCCGGGCACCCCGGTCAAGTTCGAGTTCGATCTGGCCAACGCCGTGTTCTCCGGCACGGACGGCAACCTCCAGATCACCGTGGAGGGCGGCGGCACCGTCATCCTTGAGAATTACCAGGCCCTGGCCGACTCCGGCGGCCTGCCGCTGTTCGAGATGGTCAACGGCGAGCAGGTGGCGGGCGACGTCTACATCTTCGCCTTCGACGGCGTGGACCAGAACGCCGACGTGGAGACCGCCGCTGGCAACAACACCGGCAGCTCCGGCGCGGGCCAGTACAACGACGATCCCGGCACGCTCTTCGCGGGCATCCAGGCCCTGGGCGGCCAGGGCGACGCCTACGACGGGCACGCCTTCCCCACCCTCGTCGGCGTGCTCGGCAACGTGGCCCCCATCGCCAACGACGACGCGGCCTCCGTCACCGAAGAGGGCGATCCCGACTTCATCGTCGGCCGCCATATCGTCTTCGTGGACAGCGAGGAGGACTACGCGGCGGCCATGGCGCACGCCGCCGAGGCCGAGGGCGGCCCGGTCTCGGGCGAATATTTCCCCCTGGCCACGGGCGGCGGCTTCTATATCCTGTATCCCAACCCCCCGCAGACGGACGAGACCATCCAGGGCAACGTCATCGACAACGACGTGGACCCGGACGGCGACCATGATCTGCTGGCCATGTACACCGTGGACTACGTGGGCACGAACCACGACGGCGTGGACCCCGACCCGGTGGAGATCACCTCGGACGACACCACCATCGTGGGCAAGTACGGCGTCCTGATCATCGACACCGACGGCCACTGGGAATACACCCTGAACCAGACCTGGGCCGACGCCATGAACGAGGGCGATCACTACGACGAGGTCTTCCAGTACACCATCGCCGACCCCGACGGCGGGGTGTCCAACACCGCCACCCTGACCATCACGGTCAACGGCGCCAACGACATGCCCGTGGCCCACGACGACCTGAACGTCCAGGCCGTCGAGACCGGCGACTCCACGGACTACGACCTCCACGCCTCCGTGTACGACGCCGACCTGAACGGCGAGGGCGGCCAGGTCACGGTGCACGACAGCGACCATTACGACTATACCTCGGGCGGCAACGTGCTCATCCACGGCAACGTCCTGGCGGGCGACGACGCGGGCTCCGTGAGCGACACGGACGTGGACGCCGGCGACTCCCCGGACGGCCGGACCATGTTCGTGGTCGGCGTGTACTCCCACGCCACCGAGACCGTGGACTACATCCTGCCCGACGAGCAGAACCCCGACTTCACCCCCTCCGCGGACCAGGCCTACGACCAGGCCGCCATGGACCCGACCGCCTCGGTCACGGTCAACGGCGAGTTCGGCGTGCTGACCATCCACGCGGACGGCTCCTACGACTACCGCCTGTACACCCCCGAAGACGGCGACGCCTATGACGCCCTCAACGCCCTGAACTACGGCAGCGAGGACAACGTGGACGCCTTCTCCTACGGCATCATGGACGACTCCGGGGCCTTCAGCTACGCCAACATCTCCTTCACGGTGAACGGCGCCAACGACGCCCCCACGGCCAACGCCGACGTGAACAACGTGGCCGAATTCGGCCTGCGGTTCGCGGACGACGCCGACTACTCCGCCGTGGTCACCGGCAACGTGGTCGCGGGCGACGCCAACGGCGGCGTGGCCGACAGCGATGCGGACGACTCCCTGATGTACGTCTCCACGGTCTCCTCCCAGACCGGGGAAAGCGACACCCTGTACACCGACGACAACATGGACCCGGACGGGACCGTGACCATCAACGGCGAGTACGGCATCCTGACCATCCATGCGGACGGCAGCTATTCCTACGCACTCCAGAACGAGTGGGACAACGTCCAGGCCCTGAACGAGGACGACACCAGGACCGACGTCTTCACCTACACCCTGACCAACGCCTACGACGACGGCGTGTACAGCGCGCCCACCACCCTGACCATCAACGTTTCCGGCTCCAACGACGCCCCGGTGGCAGTGGCCGACGCCAACGCCTTCGTCGAGTCCGTGGACGACGAGGCGGCCGTGTCCGTCATCGGCAACCTGCTGGCGGGCGACGCAAGCGGCGGCGTGGCCGACACCGACGTGGACAACTCCCTGTCCGACTTCACCGTGACCGGCGTGACCAGCGACAACACCACCAACACCGCGACCGCAGACACCGACGGCTACGACTTCGTGCTCAAGGGCGAGTACGGCACCCTCTATCTGAACGAGGACGGCTCCTACAAGTACGTGGAGGATCAGAACGCCACCAATTGGATGAACAACGACAGCACCCCGGTGACCGACGTCTTCACCTACACCATGTCCGACAACGAGGCCACGAACACCGGGTATTCCTCCTCCACCCTGACCATCACCATCGATGGAGCCAACGACGCCCCCACGGCCCAGGCCGACACCAATACCCTGACCGAGTCCGTGGACGACGCGGCCGCCTCCTTCACCACCGGCAACGTGCTGGCGGGCGACGAGCACGGCGGCGTGGCCGACACCGACGTGGACAACGACCTGTCCGACTTCACCGTGACCGGCGTGACCAGCGACAACACCACCAACACCGCGACCACAGACACCGACGGCTACGACTTCGTGCTCAAGGGCGAATACGGCACCCTCTACCTGAACGAGGACGGCTCCTACAAGTACGTGGAGGATCCCGACGCCACCGACTCCCTGAACGTCGACGACCACCCGACCGACGTCTTCACCTACACCATGTCCGACAACCAGGACGGCGACGCCAAGGAAAGCACCGCCACCCTGACCGTGACCATCGACGGGGCCAACGACTCGCCGACCATCGACCTGTCCATGGGCACGGTCCACTTCGTCAGCGAGAACGCCGACTACAACAACATGATCGGCACCTACGAACTCGACGCGGACGGCAACCCGATCAATCCGCAGATCATCCTGGAAAACATCAACACCGCGCACGAGGGCGACCTGCTGACCACCTACGAGGACGGCCAGGAACTGCACTACTTCCTGGTCAGCGTGGGCCGAGGCGCGACCCCCACCGGCACGCCCGAGTTCGTCCTGAACACCGAGACCGGCGAGTGGGATATATCCTTCAGCGGCAGCAACAAGGTCTACGACGCCCGCTTCGACAACATGGACCTGAACGTCGGCGACCCCGAGAGCACCTTCCGGATCGAGGACCTGGCCGACGGCCGCCTCCTGAGCGTGGACGACCAGCTCAAGGAGGGCTACAAGAGCCGCGGCGACGATGACGATTACGACGACGTCATCATACTGGAACACGACGATCCCGGCACCGGATTCGAGAACACCTTCACCGAGGGCGGCGGCCCCGTGCTCATCGCCGGCGAGGTGAACATCTCGGACGTGGACTCCGCGAATATGTCCCAGGCGGTCATCACCCTGACCAACGCCCAGGACGGCGACTCCCTGAACATCGACACCTCGGCCCTGCCGTCGGGCATCACCGCCACGGTCAACGGCACCGAGATCATCCTCTCCGGCGACGCACCCATCTCGGACTACGAGTCGGCCATCGAGCTGATCACCTACAACAACGGCTCGGATGACCCGGACACCAGCGACCGGCTGATCGACGTCCGGGTCTGGGACGACGGTGCCGATCCGACGGGCGCGCCGAGCAACATCGCCACGGCGACCATCCATATCATCGCGGTGGAAAACAACACCCCGCCCGTGGCCGTGGACGACACCGGCACCGGCACGAGCACCGGCGACGTCGAGGGCATGAGCGTGATTCCCGGTTCCGACGGCTACACCCTGGTGGCCCAGGAATACGACAGCCAGTCCGGCGAGTGGGTCTCGGCCGAACTGACCCAGTGGGGCACCGGCAACGGCGCACACTACGGCGTCGGGGCCGCCTCCGACGGCAACGGCAAGGACCAGTTCATCGAGAACGACGGCGCCGCCGAACGGTTGCTCATCCAGTTCGACGACCCGCAGGAGTCCGTCAGCCTGAAGTTCACCGCCGACAGCAACGGCCAGGAATCCATCCAGGCGTGGGATGCCGAAGGCAATCCGATCACCGACCTGACCTTCAGCGAAACCGGCGACGTGCTCACGGTCTCCAGCGCCACCTCGGACATCGCCACGGTGGTGATCATGGCCGACCCCGACGATCCGGACGCCTCGGTGGCCCTCAAGGAGGTCTACGACTCCACTCCGGCCGACATCTCGTCCGTCGTCTTCGCGGCGGCGGTGGTCACCGGCAACGTTCTGGCCAACGACCATGACGCCCAGGACACCGACTACACCGACGGGCCGGGCTACCCGGACGGCTCCACCGAGCTGACCGTCACCGGGGCCGCCGCGGGCGACCTGGACGACCTGACCCAGGCCGAATACGACCAGTACCTGGCCGACGGCGACTTCGACGGCGATTCCGGGACCTTCGACCTGGACGACGACGGCGCGGGCGCGACCATCCACGGCCTGTACGGCGACCTGGTCATCGCCGAGGACGGCTCCTACACCTACACGACTTACGACGGTCTGGCCTCGGGCGACTACACCGAGTCCTTCACCTACCAGGTGTCCGACACGGACGGCGCCGTGGACTACGGCGTGCTCGAAGTCACCGCGACCATCGACAACCCGGTCCTGACCACCGAGGACGACCTGGGCCACGGGGCCTGGATCACCGACCCCGGTGAGGACGTCCCGGTCTACGGCTTCGTCGCGGGCGACGTCTCCCACGTGAACTTCTCCGACGTGGACGGCGCCGACAGCTGGGACGCCGTGTCCGACAGCATCGGCCTCGACGTGAGCGGCGTGACCTCGGTGGGCACCGATTCCAACATCATCCAGGTGGGCCTGCTCGGCATCGGCCTGTCGAGCACGGACCTGGCCCTGGGGTACTTCGACGGTTCGGGCGAAATCGGTCACGGCCTCGCCCCGAGCCCCTCCGGCTACGTCTCCGCCACCGAATCCATCATCCTCGACTTCGGCAACGACGGCGTCGAGGAGCCCCAGGACGTGGCGGTCACCCTGCGCAACGTCGGCGACACCGAGGACATCGTCTTCACGGTCACGGACACCGACGGCAACACCTACACCTTCCACACCCTCGGGGCGGCCAACGGCACGATCCTGACCGATGCGGGCGGCAGCGGCGTGACCCTGCTCAAGAGCAACAACGAGCAGTACGTGGTCCAGGGCACGGCCGTGGATGGCGACGGCAACGGCGAGGTGCTCATCGACACCATCACCATCACCGCGGGCACGAACGCCTCGTTCGTCCTGTCGGCCATCGACGTGACCGCCGGTGGCTCGTGGCAGCAGACCGGCACCATCCCCGGCACACAGACCATCGTGCCCGCCTCCGGCAACCTGCTGGAAAACGCTTATAGCTCGGACAACGCGGGCATGACCGCCGCCATCGTGGGCTCGGGCGTGGGCCTCTGGGGCACCCTGACGGTGGACTCCGCCACCGGCGACTGGACCTACACGCCCCGCAGCGACGCCTTCAGCGCCGACACCGCGACGGACGGCCCCACCGTGGAGCAGTTCACCTACCAGGTGACCGACGCCCACGGCCTGACCGAGACCGCCACCCTGTACGTGCCGGTGCACCACAACGCCACGGTCACCGACACCGCCTCCGAAAACGGCGACGTGATGTACGGCAGCGACGGCGACGACACCCTCTCCGGCCTGGGCGGCAACGACTTCCTGTACGGCGAGGCGGGCGACGACACCATCGACGGCGGCGCGGGTCACGACTACCTGAGCGGCGGCGACGGCATCGACCACCTGTACGGCGGCGACGGCAACGACTACCTGTTCGGCGGCAGCGGCGACGACGTGCTGCACGGCGGTGCGGGCAACGACCACCTGTTCGGCGGCAGCGGCAACGACACCCTCTGGGGCGGCGCGGGCGACGACGTCATCGACGCCGGTTCCGGCGACGACACCGTCTTCATCAGCTCGGGTCACGACACCGTCACCCTGGGCGCGGGCGCGGACACCATCATGGTGGACCCGAGCTACCT